A section of the Paenibacillus aurantius genome encodes:
- a CDS encoding amidohydrolase family protein: MYVDSHVHFWMPERGDYGWLNPENDLLYQDYLPERLLPALHARGVDSLIVVQAAPTAEETAFLLELAKTWPVISGVSGGLDPFGERFSEQLESFRSDPRFVGVRINGSAFRRDRPSADRGRLQSALDSLDQAGLTLDLLVQPDDLGAVAAYLEERPTLQAVVNHLSSPAVRARQMEPWRTGMERLARLPNVAVKLSGMITMAGGSTPELLRPYVDRLFPAFGCERLLFGSDWPVALQAGGYGDVVDLFEALLPEGLDPEEKEKIRAGNARRIYGID, encoded by the coding sequence ATGTACGTGGACAGCCACGTTCATTTCTGGATGCCGGAGCGCGGGGACTATGGCTGGTTGAACCCGGAGAATGATCTCCTCTACCAAGACTACCTGCCGGAGAGACTGCTTCCGGCACTGCACGCCCGCGGCGTAGACAGCCTCATTGTCGTGCAGGCGGCCCCTACCGCGGAGGAAACGGCTTTCCTGCTGGAGCTGGCGAAGACCTGGCCGGTCATCTCGGGCGTCAGCGGAGGGCTGGACCCGTTCGGCGAACGGTTCTCCGAGCAGCTGGAATCGTTCCGGTCGGACCCAAGGTTCGTCGGGGTGCGCATCAACGGCAGCGCTTTTCGCCGGGACCGGCCCTCCGCCGACCGAGGCAGGCTGCAGTCGGCGCTCGACAGCCTGGATCAGGCCGGGTTGACGCTCGACCTGCTGGTGCAGCCGGACGATCTGGGTGCGGTCGCAGCCTATCTGGAAGAGAGGCCGACGCTCCAAGCGGTCGTCAACCATCTGAGCAGCCCGGCCGTACGAGCCAGGCAAATGGAGCCGTGGCGGACCGGTATGGAGAGGCTTGCCCGGCTCCCGAACGTGGCCGTCAAGCTGTCCGGGATGATTACGATGGCCGGCGGCTCCACTCCGGAGCTGCTCCGGCCGTATGTGGATCGGTTATTCCCGGCATTCGGCTGCGAACGGCTTCTGTTCGGCAGCGATTGGCCGGTCGCCCTGCAGGCAGGCGGCTACGGGGACGTCGTCGACTTGTTTGAAGCGTTGCTTCCGGAAGGGCTCGATCCAGAGGAGAAAGAAAAGATCCGCGCGGGTAATGCCCGGAGGATCTACGGGATCGATTGA